A genomic window from Sphingobacterium spiritivorum includes:
- a CDS encoding RagB/SusD family nutrient uptake outer membrane protein, whose amino-acid sequence MKRLLKLYSTKYTILTMLAAVVSLSSCEKDLENKLRNDTYADTYWKNEREANSALAGTYSLFRKAHVTNQAFFIWGDGPIGIMTSKESTNYTGIYTGGNFVTPYREEGVHNWKNWYRIVDASSAAIENIPKIPDDQFEPGRKSYLLGEAYFLRALAYFYMTRVWGDLPLQTEATTTAGQGVLKGRTSTEEILKFIMTDAQKASSLLTWEGINTEGRRRASKAAALALLAHTTAWENDYAKTILYTDSIINRADYFALQGRDAIRDVFKDATARENIFVITNKDAENESSAFSQALGTDNNNSCSVGFLTVSSDIIRNMPYAVPTYFGETPKLDLLYEVVANPNDIRRTQFFRSTNTPDVNSLMKYSDVVYKNPASSSDPRTESNMVIFRLADMILLKAEALEATSRPGEALIEMNKVRARAGANPVSSTINLKRTILQERQRELVGEGQNYFDIVRNIRISGNFTLVSLLTSWSMDRTRFEQKGYLFPIHNSNINTNRLITQNPYWMGRY is encoded by the coding sequence ATGAAAAGACTTTTAAAATTATATAGCACTAAATATACAATCCTTACTATGCTCGCAGCTGTGGTGTCACTTAGCTCTTGTGAAAAGGATCTGGAGAATAAACTTCGTAATGATACGTATGCAGATACTTATTGGAAGAATGAACGGGAAGCCAACAGCGCGTTAGCAGGTACTTATTCGCTTTTTCGTAAAGCACATGTAACCAATCAGGCATTTTTTATCTGGGGAGATGGTCCGATAGGTATTATGACTTCAAAAGAAAGTACCAACTATACGGGCATCTATACCGGAGGCAATTTTGTTACACCATACCGTGAAGAAGGTGTGCACAACTGGAAAAACTGGTATCGGATCGTAGACGCTTCCAGTGCGGCTATTGAGAATATTCCAAAGATCCCCGATGATCAGTTTGAGCCCGGCCGTAAAAGTTATCTGTTAGGGGAAGCGTATTTTCTACGTGCGCTGGCTTATTTCTATATGACTAGGGTATGGGGAGATCTTCCTTTACAAACAGAGGCTACGACAACGGCAGGACAGGGAGTGTTAAAAGGGCGTACTTCTACAGAGGAAATCCTCAAGTTTATAATGACTGATGCCCAAAAAGCCTCTTCTTTGTTAACCTGGGAAGGCATAAATACCGAAGGCAGGAGAAGAGCGAGTAAGGCCGCTGCTCTGGCATTGCTGGCGCATACTACTGCATGGGAAAATGATTATGCAAAGACAATTCTTTATACCGATTCAATTATCAACCGTGCGGATTATTTTGCGTTGCAAGGCCGCGATGCTATTCGCGATGTATTTAAAGATGCCACAGCACGTGAAAATATTTTTGTCATTACCAATAAAGATGCAGAAAATGAATCCAGTGCTTTTAGTCAGGCATTAGGAACGGATAATAATAACAGTTGCTCGGTAGGTTTCCTGACAGTCAGTTCTGATATCATCCGGAATATGCCATATGCTGTGCCTACCTATTTTGGTGAAACACCAAAACTGGATTTACTTTATGAAGTAGTGGCCAATCCTAACGATATCCGCAGAACTCAGTTTTTCAGATCTACCAATACACCAGATGTCAACTCCCTGATGAAGTATTCAGATGTTGTTTATAAAAATCCGGCATCAAGTTCTGATCCGAGAACAGAAAGTAATATGGTTATCTTCCGACTGGCGGATATGATTCTGTTAAAAGCGGAGGCACTGGAAGCTACAAGCAGACCGGGAGAAGCTTTGATCGAGATGAATAAAGTCCGGGCACGTGCCGGTGCAAATCCTGTCTCCTCTACAATAAACCTGAAACGTACTATCCTGCAGGAAAGACAGCGGGAGTTGGTAGGTGAGGGGCAAAATTACTTTGATATTGTCCGCAATATTCGCATATCAGGGAATTTTACCTTGGTGAGTCTTCTAACTTCATGGTCAATGGACAGAACACGGTTTGAACAAAAAGGCTACCTTTTCCCGATTCACAACAGCAATATTAATACAAACAGACTGATTACGCAGAATCCATATTGGATGGGTCGCTACTAA
- a CDS encoding DUF5007 domain-containing protein, which yields MKSTIKLWTIVATIAALGFGSCKKVETGYLSDNIRYASNPVTVEQGVFVITQGIIPDASTPPFKITLLDIRNKETGKREEAFYKDYNVTVWKQPYNPKTDTTLALITAKQGIEKKAAFSVLEKSGQFLFTQATDSIPAGDYLVDIKVENPRGVKTYEGVTTIRIKPVQQYTYENVPYFLALPANSETAIRFPYDDQWFNPDKGQSASMTLKITRVADGPNQIVLKVVDKNGKVFPGRALERRPSGNSYLNTLSTFAYKTTVTDTAVLYDYAQARFPDVYWDTQTNGINCYYRIYEKWLASVDKVDPASWNPPNSVGYLTYTDQPVKINIRFNTKIYKPGKYIYEMKLRATLKDGAK from the coding sequence ATGAAATCAACAATAAAACTATGGACTATTGTCGCTACAATTGCGGCATTAGGCTTTGGAAGCTGTAAAAAGGTCGAAACTGGATATCTGAGTGACAACATTCGCTATGCTTCCAATCCGGTTACAGTAGAACAGGGTGTGTTTGTTATTACACAGGGCATAATTCCGGATGCTTCCACACCACCATTTAAAATTACACTGCTGGATATCCGGAATAAAGAAACGGGGAAACGTGAAGAAGCTTTTTACAAAGATTATAATGTCACGGTATGGAAGCAGCCTTACAATCCTAAAACGGATACAACATTAGCCTTAATTACTGCCAAGCAGGGAATAGAGAAAAAGGCAGCTTTTTCTGTTCTTGAAAAAAGCGGACAATTTCTCTTTACTCAGGCTACGGATAGCATCCCTGCAGGGGATTATCTGGTCGATATCAAGGTTGAAAATCCGAGAGGCGTGAAAACGTACGAAGGTGTTACAACTATACGCATTAAGCCTGTTCAGCAGTATACCTATGAAAATGTTCCTTACTTCCTGGCATTACCGGCTAACAGTGAGACAGCTATTCGTTTTCCATACGATGATCAATGGTTCAATCCGGATAAAGGACAATCTGCTTCTATGACACTAAAGATTACCCGTGTGGCTGATGGTCCTAACCAGATCGTATTGAAAGTGGTAGATAAAAATGGGAAAGTGTTCCCGGGTAGAGCATTGGAACGCAGACCAAGTGGTAACAGCTATTTAAATACATTATCGACTTTTGCCTATAAGACAACTGTAACGGATACGGCTGTGCTTTACGATTATGCGCAGGCCAGATTCCCTGATGTGTACTGGGATACGCAGACTAATGGTATAAACTGTTACTACAGGATTTACGAAAAATGGCTGGCATCCGTGGATAAGGTGGATCCGGCTTCCTGGAATCCCCCAAATTCGGTGGGTTATCTAACATATACCGATCAACCGGTCAAAATCAATATCCGATTCAACACCAAAATTTATAAGCCCGGTAAATACATTTATGAAATGAAACTTCGGGCTACTCTGAAAGACGGTGCAAAATAA
- a CDS encoding PfkB family carbohydrate kinase: MSLVIIGTVAYDAIETPFGKTDKIVGGAATFAGMAASYLYDHVKLISVIGEDFGDTNLNLLKDKGIDTEGIQIIKGGKSFFWSGKYHNDMNSRDTLATELNVLADFDPIVPEKYQDCEYLLLGNLTPQVQLTTLERLNHTPKLVVLDTMNFWMDVALDDLKAVLKKVDVLTINDEEARQLSGEYALVKAAEVILNMGPKYLIIKKGEHGALLFGENQVFYAPALPLAEVFDPTGAGDTFAGGFVGYLAKVNTVNFNNMKNAIIYGSALASFCVERFGTERLQNLTQEDISKRIQQFIALSKFEISE, encoded by the coding sequence ATGAGTTTAGTAATTATTGGTACTGTTGCGTATGATGCAATAGAAACTCCATTTGGAAAAACAGACAAAATTGTAGGCGGTGCAGCTACCTTCGCAGGTATGGCCGCATCTTATTTGTATGACCATGTAAAATTGATTTCTGTTATTGGAGAAGATTTTGGCGATACAAACCTGAACCTTTTAAAAGATAAAGGTATCGATACAGAAGGAATTCAGATCATCAAGGGAGGGAAGTCTTTCTTCTGGTCCGGCAAGTACCATAATGATATGAACAGTAGAGATACATTGGCTACAGAGCTTAATGTATTGGCTGATTTTGATCCTATTGTTCCTGAAAAGTATCAGGATTGTGAATACCTGTTATTAGGAAATCTTACTCCGCAGGTGCAGTTGACGACCCTTGAACGGTTAAATCACACGCCCAAACTGGTTGTACTTGATACCATGAATTTCTGGATGGATGTGGCCCTTGACGACCTCAAGGCTGTCCTTAAGAAAGTAGACGTGCTGACGATCAATGATGAGGAAGCGCGTCAGTTGTCAGGAGAATATGCACTGGTGAAAGCTGCGGAAGTAATCCTGAATATGGGGCCTAAATACCTTATCATTAAGAAAGGGGAGCATGGTGCCTTACTCTTCGGTGAAAATCAGGTGTTCTATGCGCCGGCATTACCTTTGGCAGAAGTTTTTGATCCGACAGGAGCAGGAGATACATTTGCCGGTGGATTTGTAGGTTATCTGGCGAAAGTAAATACAGTAAACTTTAATAATATGAAGAATGCGATCATTTACGGATCTGCATTAGCTTCATTCTGTGTGGAGCGATTCGGTACAGAGCGTTTGCAAAATCTGACTCAGGAAGATATCAGCAAACGTATTCAACAGTTTATAGCATTGTCAAAATTTGAGATAAGCGAATAA
- a CDS encoding cytochrome b5 domain-containing protein, which yields MIEDNTLPFFTKSRLALRNGQDRPEIWVAYKGLIYDVSTSRLWRKGQHYEHWAGQDLTAELADAPHTDEVFKRFPVIGKLEL from the coding sequence ATGATTGAAGACAATACCCTTCCTTTTTTTACAAAATCGCGGCTTGCCCTAAGAAACGGGCAGGATCGACCAGAAATATGGGTAGCTTATAAGGGATTGATATATGATGTATCAACCAGTCGCCTATGGCGTAAAGGACAGCACTATGAGCATTGGGCAGGGCAGGATCTGACAGCCGAGCTTGCTGATGCGCCACATACAGATGAGGTATTTAAAAGATTCCCGGTTATTGGAAAACTGGAACTATAA
- a CDS encoding RNA polymerase sigma factor, whose protein sequence is MTKFEFNSMVIQQASSLKLYAKNFTRDQDDANDLVQDTLLKAVTYFGNFKEGTNLKGWLYTIMKNTFINNYRRIVKTNSFITKEEEITSANLFVSATHNDGENKFIMEDINKALTNLSDEYYIPFSMYFEGYKYHEISDHLNIPIGTVKTRIHVARKAMKKTLTAYK, encoded by the coding sequence ATGACTAAATTCGAATTTAACTCAATGGTTATCCAACAAGCGAGTTCTCTCAAACTCTACGCTAAAAATTTTACGAGAGACCAAGATGACGCCAACGATTTAGTACAAGACACCTTATTAAAAGCTGTCACTTACTTTGGAAATTTCAAGGAAGGGACTAATCTCAAAGGTTGGTTATACACCATCATGAAAAATACGTTTATCAATAACTACAGACGTATTGTAAAGACCAATTCTTTTATTACCAAAGAAGAAGAAATTACCAGTGCGAACCTGTTCGTATCTGCAACACACAATGATGGCGAAAACAAATTCATTATGGAAGACATCAATAAAGCATTGACCAATCTCTCGGACGAATATTATATCCCTTTCAGCATGTATTTTGAAGGATATAAGTATCATGAGATTTCCGACCACTTGAACATACCGATAGGTACGGTCAAAACCCGGATCCATGTTGCACGTAAAGCAATGAAAAAAACGCTGACTGCCTACAAGTAG
- the murB gene encoding UDP-N-acetylmuramate dehydrogenase → MFFFEHLKTRVKKMNNLIQSDISLKSYNTFGVDVLAKHFVQIENRQQLLQIYNEGYFNDNFLILGGGSNILFTKDYEGLLIKIALKGIHNTIQQNFVFVTAQGGEIWNDLVWHCVANNFPGLENMALIPGTVGASPVQNIGAYGSELMNIFYSCVAFDTRTGQFVTFAKEDCEFSYRDSVFKSKHKNRYIIVEVTYKLNLDAPLNTSYGAIEKELSNRQISNPTIKDIAEVVSYIRVEKLPDPSTVGNAGSFFKNPIIPKNILARLIVDFPEIVYYNVDEEHVKLAAGWLIEQCGWKGKSLGRAGVWHNQALVLINADNASGEEIYNLSSTILNDVYQKFGIRLEREVNIL, encoded by the coding sequence ATGTTTTTTTTTGAACATTTGAAAACAAGAGTCAAAAAAATGAATAACCTCATACAGTCTGATATCTCACTGAAATCATATAATACTTTTGGAGTAGACGTTTTAGCCAAACATTTTGTACAAATAGAAAACAGACAACAACTACTGCAAATATACAATGAGGGGTATTTCAATGATAATTTTCTGATCCTGGGCGGAGGCAGCAATATCCTTTTCACCAAAGACTATGAGGGTCTTTTGATCAAAATAGCACTGAAAGGCATTCATAATACCATTCAGCAAAATTTTGTCTTTGTAACAGCCCAGGGAGGCGAAATATGGAATGACCTGGTATGGCACTGTGTCGCCAACAATTTTCCGGGACTGGAAAATATGGCGCTAATCCCAGGAACTGTAGGTGCATCTCCTGTACAGAATATCGGAGCATACGGGTCTGAATTAATGAACATCTTCTACAGTTGTGTAGCTTTTGATACGAGAACAGGGCAGTTTGTAACCTTTGCAAAAGAGGACTGCGAATTCTCTTACAGAGACAGTGTATTTAAATCCAAACATAAGAACCGCTATATCATCGTCGAGGTTACCTATAAACTAAATCTGGATGCTCCGCTCAATACTTCATATGGAGCTATTGAAAAAGAACTCAGCAACAGACAGATCAGCAACCCTACCATAAAAGATATTGCAGAAGTAGTATCCTATATACGTGTCGAAAAACTTCCGGACCCCAGTACAGTAGGCAATGCGGGTAGTTTTTTTAAAAATCCTATCATTCCCAAAAACATATTGGCCAGATTGATTGTTGACTTTCCAGAGATTGTATATTATAATGTAGATGAGGAACACGTAAAGCTGGCTGCAGGCTGGCTGATAGAACAATGTGGCTGGAAAGGAAAAAGTCTGGGTCGCGCGGGTGTATGGCATAATCAGGCTTTGGTACTGATCAATGCAGATAACGCTTCGGGTGAAGAAATCTATAACCTATCGTCCACAATTTTGAACGATGTGTATCAAAAATTCGGCATAAGACTGGAGCGCGAAGTAAACATTTTATAA
- a CDS encoding TetR/AcrR family transcriptional regulator, whose protein sequence is MANADLKRTKILEAATRRFAHFGMAKTTMAEIAKDLSFSKALLYYYFPDKNSLYSAVFEYVMDEMMTEISDYISKSDNYEDAMMFTLDKRIELINKYYSLFEQSTALVKEMPAEIEKVIKECFEKEATLLGKVLQIGINKGELEVDDLEDTAKLLLYSLFGMRIGIMKDMKCLIFPTKEEFDFILTLQKKMVKIFLNGLRK, encoded by the coding sequence ATGGCAAACGCAGATTTGAAAAGAACGAAAATTTTAGAGGCGGCAACGAGGAGATTTGCGCATTTTGGAATGGCTAAAACAACCATGGCAGAAATTGCTAAGGATTTGTCATTCTCTAAAGCATTACTATACTATTATTTCCCGGATAAAAACAGCTTGTATTCAGCAGTCTTTGAATATGTAATGGATGAGATGATGACCGAAATAAGTGATTATATCAGTAAATCGGATAATTATGAAGATGCCATGATGTTTACGCTGGATAAACGGATTGAGCTGATTAATAAATACTATAGCTTGTTTGAGCAGTCCACAGCTTTGGTGAAAGAGATGCCTGCTGAAATTGAAAAAGTAATTAAAGAATGTTTTGAGAAAGAGGCCACTCTTCTGGGTAAAGTATTACAGATAGGTATAAACAAAGGTGAGCTTGAAGTGGATGATCTGGAAGATACAGCCAAACTGTTACTTTACTCGCTGTTCGGTATGCGGATAGGTATTATGAAGGATATGAAATGTCTGATCTTCCCGACCAAGGAAGAGTTTGATTTTATATTGACGCTGCAAAAGAAAATGGTGAAGATATTTCTCAACGGATTGAGAAAATAA
- a CDS encoding YpdA family putative bacillithiol disulfide reductase — MVDLDILIIGAGPIGLACGIEAKAANLSYIIIEKGCLVNSLYNYPVNMTFFSSAERLEIGETPFVTTNPKPKRAEALEYYRRICQKFELNTHLFEEVVTVDPAESSTYIVSTNKATYRARHIIVATGFYDIPMLLNVPGEDLSKVRHYYNDPHYYAGQHVIVVGASNSSIDAALETYRKGAKVTLVIRGHEVSPRVKYWVRPDIENRIAFKEIDVLYNSHIHSISEEAAEVSTPQGLITLKNDFVLALTGYRPNFDFLKKIGINVPEESPMIPEHNEETMETNMKGIYLAGVVCGGLNTHLWFIENSRVHATQIINHITSGK, encoded by the coding sequence ATGGTTGATTTAGATATTTTAATTATCGGAGCAGGTCCTATAGGATTGGCCTGTGGAATCGAAGCAAAAGCAGCAAATCTTTCGTATATCATTATAGAAAAAGGGTGTCTGGTAAATTCGCTGTATAATTACCCGGTTAATATGACGTTCTTTTCCTCTGCCGAACGTCTTGAAATTGGTGAGACACCATTTGTAACGACAAATCCAAAACCTAAGCGGGCGGAAGCATTAGAATACTACAGACGCATATGTCAGAAATTTGAATTAAACACACATCTTTTTGAAGAGGTTGTAACGGTTGATCCGGCAGAAAGTAGTACCTATATCGTATCGACTAATAAGGCTACCTATCGTGCCCGACATATCATCGTCGCAACGGGATTTTATGATATTCCGATGTTATTGAATGTCCCTGGTGAAGATCTGTCAAAAGTCAGGCATTATTACAATGACCCCCATTATTATGCAGGTCAGCATGTCATTGTTGTAGGAGCGAGTAACTCATCTATAGATGCGGCATTGGAGACTTACAGAAAAGGAGCTAAAGTAACACTGGTCATTCGTGGCCATGAAGTCAGTCCGAGAGTCAAATATTGGGTACGCCCGGACATTGAAAACCGTATAGCTTTCAAAGAGATTGATGTCTTATATAACAGTCATATCCACAGCATCTCCGAAGAAGCAGCCGAAGTCTCAACTCCCCAGGGATTGATCACACTTAAGAATGATTTTGTACTGGCACTTACTGGATACAGGCCTAACTTTGACTTTCTGAAAAAAATCGGGATAAATGTGCCAGAAGAGTCTCCTATGATTCCTGAACATAACGAAGAAACCATGGAAACGAATATGAAGGGAATATATCTTGCAGGTGTAGTCTGCGGAGGATTAAATACGCACCTGTGGTTTATTGAGAATTCAAGGGTTCATGCCACTCAAATTATCAATCATATTACATCCGGTAAGTAA
- a CDS encoding FUSC family protein: MKKIIQEITNFFNGQYFADGVRITIGCIVPIFVCAALGDFRTGTLISLGALLVGLSDTPGAPAHRRFGMFACLGITVFTYIVTYLSAGSLILTTIVIASLCFLYAMLAVFNSRAANIGSMGILMLLIHIDVSESFTDFAFHLLYFIIGALWYIIISLSLTQVRPYRLAQQELSETIRKVADYIRIKANFYDVKIDNDSNYLKLIEQQILVHEHQENVRDHLFQSKRSIKDTTKTGRYLTLVFSDIVDLFEQSMATHYDYNAVSEKFGHTGILNEFKFTILKVTNELDHLAYQLNANKIPKPLYNFRTDVDHLMESIDKIEKEYQYNTIALKKVVINIKNIVSHLERIYSFGYAIPKEITNSDIEDADKFVNKVNLDFRQFEENLTLKSTIFRHALRMSIVMTFGYVLTHMLGFGQFNSYWVMLTIMVILKPGFGLTKERNVQRLIGTVVGGIIGTIILITIKDDTTRFVLLVFFFLTAYSLFRVNYIIAVMFMTPYVLIMLSFNGMNTMEMAQNRIIDTFLGGMLAFVSSYVIFPNWESTQVRGNMRKLIIANYNYISQIISIISGQKPTITEYKLARKQVYIATANMGSTFQRMLTEPKRKQKNTKEVNRFVIFNHILSSYSATLTRRVWEADASELNNEHLKLVKKALSSLENVIVLLTDESDTDTFYPVKYNVPKEEEEGIVSEESKLITEQLQFLNKICSDLQKSVIHIIDVEEKAKLDLQQEAVKNG, translated from the coding sequence ATGAAGAAAATAATTCAGGAAATTACAAACTTCTTTAACGGTCAATACTTTGCAGATGGCGTACGGATTACCATTGGCTGTATAGTACCTATTTTTGTGTGTGCGGCACTGGGTGATTTCCGTACGGGGACACTTATTTCCCTTGGAGCTTTACTTGTCGGATTATCAGATACTCCCGGAGCTCCTGCACACCGCAGATTCGGGATGTTTGCATGTCTGGGCATTACGGTCTTTACGTATATTGTCACTTACCTTTCTGCCGGATCGCTGATCCTCACGACCATTGTGATTGCTTCATTGTGTTTTCTCTATGCTATGCTTGCCGTTTTCAACTCAAGAGCGGCCAATATCGGCTCTATGGGAATACTGATGTTGCTCATCCATATCGATGTCTCCGAGTCGTTTACAGATTTTGCCTTTCATCTCCTTTATTTCATTATCGGAGCATTATGGTACATCATCATCAGCCTCTCCCTGACCCAGGTGAGACCTTACAGACTGGCGCAGCAGGAGCTTTCGGAAACGATTCGTAAAGTAGCTGACTACATCCGCATCAAGGCGAATTTTTACGATGTAAAAATCGATAATGACAGTAATTATCTCAAACTGATCGAACAGCAGATTCTGGTACATGAACATCAGGAAAATGTACGGGATCATTTATTTCAGAGTAAGCGCTCTATAAAAGACACCACCAAAACAGGCCGATATCTCACGCTGGTATTTTCGGATATCGTCGATCTGTTTGAACAAAGTATGGCTACACACTACGATTACAATGCTGTGAGTGAAAAATTCGGCCATACAGGAATACTGAATGAATTCAAGTTCACCATTCTGAAAGTGACAAACGAACTGGATCATCTTGCTTACCAACTCAATGCAAACAAGATTCCCAAACCTCTTTACAATTTCAGAACTGATGTGGACCACCTGATGGAGTCCATTGATAAAATAGAAAAAGAGTATCAATACAACACTATTGCACTCAAAAAGGTCGTCATCAATATAAAGAATATTGTATCGCATCTGGAACGCATATACAGCTTCGGATACGCCATTCCCAAAGAAATTACAAATTCGGACATTGAAGATGCAGACAAGTTTGTAAATAAGGTTAATCTGGATTTTCGTCAGTTTGAAGAAAACCTTACCCTTAAATCCACCATTTTCAGACATGCACTACGCATGTCTATTGTCATGACATTCGGATATGTACTGACCCATATGCTGGGATTCGGACAGTTCAACAGTTATTGGGTCATGCTGACTATTATGGTCATTCTCAAACCCGGATTCGGACTGACCAAAGAAAGAAACGTACAACGTCTCATCGGAACTGTTGTCGGGGGAATTATCGGAACGATTATATTGATCACCATCAAGGATGATACGACACGCTTTGTACTGCTTGTATTTTTCTTCCTGACAGCTTACAGCTTATTCCGTGTCAATTATATTATAGCGGTCATGTTTATGACTCCATATGTATTAATCATGCTTAGTTTCAACGGCATGAATACCATGGAAATGGCACAAAACAGAATAATTGACACTTTCCTGGGTGGAATGCTGGCCTTTGTTTCCAGTTATGTTATTTTCCCCAATTGGGAAAGCACCCAGGTACGTGGTAATATGCGAAAATTGATTATTGCCAATTACAATTATATTTCACAGATTATTTCTATTATTTCGGGGCAGAAACCTACTATTACAGAATACAAACTGGCCCGTAAGCAGGTATATATTGCAACAGCCAATATGGGGTCAACATTTCAACGTATGCTGACTGAACCTAAAAGGAAACAAAAGAACACCAAAGAAGTAAACAGGTTTGTAATTTTTAATCATATCCTATCCTCTTACTCTGCCACTTTAACCAGAAGAGTGTGGGAAGCTGATGCATCAGAGCTAAACAATGAACACCTCAAACTTGTGAAAAAAGCATTAAGTTCTCTAGAAAATGTAATAGTACTGCTGACTGATGAATCGGATACAGATACTTTCTATCCGGTCAAATACAATGTTCCGAAAGAGGAAGAAGAGGGAATAGTATCTGAAGAATCTAAATTAATTACAGAACAATTACAGTTTTTGAATAAGATTTGCTCAGATTTACAAAAATCAGTAATTCACATAATAGACGTTGAAGAAAAGGCAAAACTCGACCTTCAGCAGGAAGCAGTAAAAAATGGTTGA
- a CDS encoding organic hydroperoxide resistance protein yields MSNKLYTAEVTATGGRDGAVKSSDGIIDFEVHKPEAMGGKGGATNPEQLFAAAWSSCFLGAMGAVGEKDHIDLKDATVTVKASFNEEDHSFFLSAELEIHVPSLSIEEAQKLADKAHKVCPYSKATKGNIEVSIKAV; encoded by the coding sequence ATGAGCAATAAACTATATACTGCAGAAGTCACCGCTACAGGAGGAAGAGACGGTGCTGTAAAGTCGTCGGACGGAATAATTGATTTTGAGGTGCACAAACCCGAAGCAATGGGTGGAAAAGGCGGAGCAACTAATCCGGAGCAACTATTTGCTGCAGCCTGGAGTTCCTGCTTCTTAGGAGCAATGGGTGCTGTAGGAGAAAAAGATCATATAGATCTGAAAGATGCTACAGTGACGGTAAAAGCTTCCTTTAATGAAGAAGATCATTCTTTCTTTCTGTCAGCCGAATTAGAAATACATGTGCCTTCCCTATCCATTGAAGAAGCTCAGAAACTGGCAGATAAAGCGCATAAAGTGTGTCCCTATTCAAAAGCTACAAAAGGGAATATCGAAGTCAGCATCAAAGCTGTATAA